The Streptomyces sp. NBC_01197 genome window below encodes:
- a CDS encoding M20/M25/M40 family metallo-hydrolase has protein sequence MADVNPMAAGRLDARALDEVVDFTSELIRIDTTNRGGGDCRERPAAEYVAERLAGAGIEPTLLERTAGRTNVVARIPGTDPSADALLVHGHLDVVPAEPADWSVHPFSGEIRDGVVWGRGAIDMKNMDAMVLAVVRAWAREGVRPRRDIVIAYTADEEASAVDGSGFLADQHPGLFYGCTEGISESGAFTFHAGPDLPIYPIAAGERGTAWLKLTAHGKAGHGSKVNRDNAVSRLAAAVARIGEHQWPVRLTPTVRAALTEIAALHGIETDTAAPDFDVDALLAKLGPAAALVEPTVRNSANPTILDAGYKVNVIPGHATAYVDGRMLPGGEDEFRTTLDRLTGPHVDWEFDHGEVALEAPVDSPTYAKLRAAVEKFAPEGHVVPYCMSGGTDAKQFSRLGITGYGFSPLRLPAGFDYQALFHGVDERVPVDALHFGVRVLDHYLRTA, from the coding sequence ATGGCTGACGTGAACCCGATGGCAGCGGGCCGGCTGGACGCCCGGGCGCTCGACGAGGTGGTGGACTTCACCTCGGAACTGATCCGGATCGACACGACCAACCGGGGCGGTGGCGACTGCCGGGAGCGGCCCGCCGCGGAGTACGTCGCCGAGCGGCTGGCCGGTGCCGGGATCGAGCCGACGCTGCTTGAGCGCACCGCGGGGCGAACCAATGTGGTCGCGAGGATCCCGGGCACCGACCCCTCGGCGGACGCGCTGCTGGTCCACGGGCACCTCGACGTGGTGCCCGCCGAGCCGGCCGACTGGTCCGTGCACCCGTTCTCCGGTGAGATCCGCGACGGCGTGGTCTGGGGCCGCGGTGCCATCGACATGAAGAACATGGACGCGATGGTCCTCGCGGTGGTGCGGGCCTGGGCGCGCGAGGGCGTCCGCCCCCGGCGCGACATCGTCATCGCCTACACGGCCGACGAGGAGGCGAGCGCCGTCGACGGCTCCGGCTTCCTCGCCGACCAGCACCCCGGGCTCTTCTACGGCTGCACCGAGGGGATCAGCGAATCCGGTGCCTTCACCTTCCACGCAGGCCCTGACCTGCCCATCTACCCCATCGCGGCAGGTGAGCGCGGCACCGCCTGGCTGAAACTCACGGCGCACGGCAAGGCCGGCCACGGCTCCAAGGTCAACCGCGACAACGCGGTCAGCAGGCTCGCCGCCGCCGTCGCCCGGATCGGCGAACACCAGTGGCCGGTGCGGCTCACCCCGACCGTGCGGGCCGCGCTCACCGAGATCGCCGCGCTGCACGGCATCGAAACCGACACCGCCGCCCCGGACTTCGATGTGGACGCGCTGCTCGCGAAGCTGGGCCCGGCGGCCGCGCTGGTCGAGCCGACCGTCCGAAACAGCGCCAACCCGACGATCCTGGACGCCGGTTACAAGGTCAACGTGATCCCCGGGCACGCGACGGCATACGTCGACGGGCGGATGCTGCCCGGCGGCGAGGACGAGTTCCGCACGACGCTCGACCGGCTCACCGGGCCGCACGTCGACTGGGAGTTCGACCACGGCGAGGTCGCGCTCGAAGCGCCGGTGGACTCGCCGACGTACGCGAAACTGCGTGCGGCCGTCGAGAAGTTCGCACCGGAGGGGCATGTGGTTCCCTACTGCATGTCGGGGGGCACGGACGCCAAGCAGTTCTCCCGGCTGGGGATCACCGGGTACGGCTTCTCGCCGCTGCGGCTGCCCGCCGGCTTCGACTACCAGGCCCTGTTCCACGGCGTCGACGAGCGGGTGCCGGTGGACGCGCTGCACTTCGGTGTCCGGGTGCTCGATCACTACCTGCGTACTGCATAG
- a CDS encoding M55 family metallopeptidase has product MKILISADMEGATGVTWPGDVLPGSAQWERCRSLFTSDVNAAALGFFDGGADEVLINEAHWSMRNLLIEQLDERVQMLTGRHKSLSMVEGVQHGDVDGIAFVGYHTGAGMEGVLAHTYLANSITGVWLNGVRASEGFLNAHVVAEYGVPVVLVTGDDLACADALGYAPRARTVAVKDHVSRYAAVCRTPARTASDIRSAAAEATALAVRHEPATGTSFTVELEFDAEHLVGAASVVPGVRRTAERRVAYTSATMYEGIRTFKAVTTLVSSAVEEQYG; this is encoded by the coding sequence ATGAAGATCCTCATCAGCGCCGACATGGAGGGCGCGACCGGTGTGACCTGGCCCGGCGACGTACTGCCCGGCAGTGCGCAGTGGGAACGCTGCCGGTCCCTGTTCACATCCGATGTGAACGCCGCCGCCCTCGGCTTCTTCGACGGGGGCGCCGATGAGGTGCTCATCAACGAAGCCCACTGGTCCATGCGCAATCTGCTCATCGAGCAGCTCGACGAGCGGGTCCAGATGCTCACGGGCCGTCATAAGTCGCTGTCCATGGTGGAGGGCGTCCAGCACGGCGACGTCGACGGGATCGCCTTCGTCGGCTACCACACCGGCGCCGGCATGGAGGGCGTACTCGCGCACACCTACCTGGCCAACTCGATCACCGGGGTCTGGCTCAACGGGGTACGGGCGAGCGAGGGTTTTCTCAACGCGCATGTCGTCGCGGAGTACGGAGTCCCCGTGGTGCTCGTCACCGGCGACGACCTGGCCTGCGCCGACGCGCTGGGCTACGCGCCCCGGGCCCGTACGGTGGCCGTGAAGGACCATGTCTCGCGGTACGCGGCGGTCTGCCGCACCCCGGCCCGTACGGCCTCCGACATCCGGTCGGCCGCAGCGGAGGCCACCGCGCTCGCCGTGCGCCACGAACCCGCGACCGGTACGTCCTTCACGGTGGAGCTGGAGTTCGACGCGGAGCATCTGGTGGGCGCCGCGAGCGTCGTTCCGGGGGTCCGGCGGACGGCTGAGCGGCGTGTCGCGTACACCAGCGCGACGATGTATGAGGGCATTCGGACCTTCAAGGCGGTTACGACGCTCGTCTCGTCCGCGGTGGAGGAACAGTATGGCTGA
- a CDS encoding asparaginase, translated as MHTVVAEVWRGDFLESVHHGTVLATGSDGSEILRIGDVDAPMYPRSSNKPLQALGMLRAGLGLDGELLALGCASHSGERIHLDGVRAILGSAGLGTDALRCTAALPIGEGALRAYLAGGGQPSPLTMNCSGKHAAMLATCVVNGWDTATYLDPEHPLQVVLRETLEELSGERVAATGIDGCGAPLFAISLRGLARAFGRLAAAPEGSLEHRVARAMNTHPRYVGGTGRDVTRIMGALPGSVVKDGAEGVYALGLPDGSAVSLKIADGSQRSRPVVMVAALRHLGVDVDGDETLKALATAPVLGHGEPVGAVRPTF; from the coding sequence ATGCACACCGTGGTGGCCGAGGTCTGGCGTGGGGATTTCCTGGAGTCCGTGCACCACGGGACGGTCCTCGCGACCGGCTCGGACGGTTCGGAGATCCTGCGGATCGGGGACGTCGACGCCCCGATGTACCCGCGCTCCTCCAACAAGCCGCTCCAGGCGCTCGGTATGCTCCGCGCCGGGCTCGGCCTTGACGGTGAACTCCTGGCCCTGGGCTGCGCCAGCCACTCCGGGGAGCGCATCCACCTGGACGGCGTGCGGGCGATACTCGGTTCGGCCGGGCTCGGTACGGACGCGCTGCGCTGCACGGCAGCCCTGCCCATCGGTGAGGGCGCGCTGCGCGCGTACCTGGCGGGCGGGGGGCAGCCATCGCCGCTGACGATGAACTGCTCGGGCAAGCACGCCGCGATGCTGGCGACCTGCGTCGTGAACGGCTGGGACACCGCCACGTACCTCGACCCGGAGCACCCGCTCCAGGTGGTGCTGCGCGAGACACTGGAGGAGCTGTCGGGCGAACGGGTCGCCGCCACCGGGATCGACGGCTGTGGCGCGCCCCTGTTCGCCATCAGCCTGCGGGGTCTCGCCCGGGCGTTCGGCCGTCTGGCCGCGGCGCCGGAGGGCAGCCTCGAACACCGCGTGGCCCGCGCGATGAACACCCACCCGCGATATGTCGGCGGCACCGGCCGCGACGTGACGCGGATCATGGGCGCCCTGCCGGGGTCCGTCGTCAAGGACGGTGCCGAGGGCGTGTACGCGCTCGGCCTGCCCGACGGGTCCGCCGTGTCGCTCAAGATCGCCGACGGCTCCCAGCGGTCCCGGCCCGTGGTGATGGTCGCCGCGCTGCGCCACCTCGGCGTGGACGTGGACGGCGACGAGACGCTCAAGGCGCTCGCCACCGCGCCGGTACTCGGCCATGGTGAGCCGGTCGGCGCGGTCCGCCCCACGTTCTGA
- a CDS encoding GntR family transcriptional regulator, whose protein sequence is MSETLQRGLAVQIAEVLRERLLGGHLRPGTRINEVVLARELGTSRGPLREAVRQLASEGLLVHNPNRGATVFAAGPDDVRALFELRTALETTTARLAAERRDEQDVAALRSACARARKTIQSGRRFVHRLDLDFHRTLTDTARSPRIAEQLWRAQQQIILLRSPLDVPAAHTADSLDDHEEITAAVAEGDGGRAAALMDLHLGRVRSHMASAPAAG, encoded by the coding sequence GTGAGTGAAACTCTGCAACGCGGCCTCGCCGTCCAGATCGCCGAGGTGCTGCGCGAACGCCTGCTCGGCGGCCACCTGCGACCCGGGACCCGGATCAATGAGGTGGTTCTCGCACGGGAACTCGGCACCAGCCGGGGGCCCTTGCGCGAGGCCGTGCGGCAACTCGCCAGCGAGGGGCTACTCGTACACAATCCCAACCGCGGGGCCACGGTCTTCGCGGCCGGACCCGACGACGTCCGGGCCCTGTTCGAGCTCCGTACGGCGCTCGAGACGACGACCGCCCGGCTCGCAGCGGAGCGCCGCGACGAGCAGGACGTCGCCGCGCTGCGCTCGGCCTGCGCGCGGGCGCGGAAGACCATCCAGAGCGGCCGGCGCTTCGTGCACCGGCTGGACCTGGACTTCCACCGGACCCTGACGGACACCGCGCGAAGTCCCCGCATCGCCGAGCAGCTGTGGCGGGCGCAGCAGCAGATCATCCTGCTGCGCAGTCCGCTGGACGTCCCGGCGGCCCACACGGCCGATTCCCTGGACGACCACGAGGAGATCACCGCCGCCGTCGCGGAAGGTGACGGCGGGCGCGCCGCGGCGCTCATGGATCTCCATCTCGGCCGGGTGCGGTCCCACATGGCAAGCGCCCCGGCTGCGGGCTGA
- a CDS encoding IS110 family transposase yields MLDTTEVGVFLGLDVGKSAHHGHGLTPAGKKVFDKQLPNSEPKLRAVFEKLATKFGMVLVIVDQPASIGALPLAVARDTGCKVAYLPGLAMRRIADLYPGEAKTDARDAAVIADAARTLPHTLRSLELADEITAELTVLTGFDQDLAAEATRTSNRIRGLLTQFHPSLERVLGPRLDHQAVTWLLERHGSPAALRKAGRRRLVELIRPKAPRMAARLIDDVFDALDEQTVTVPGTGTLDIVVPSLARSLAAVHAQRRALEAQINTLLEAHPLSPVLTSMPGVGVRTAAVLLTTVGDGTNFPTAAHLASYAGLAPTTKSSGTSIHGEHAPRGGNRQLKRAMFLSAFACMNADPASRTYYDKQRARGKTHTQALLRLARQRISVLFAMLRDGTFYEPRTPTVALAA; encoded by the coding sequence ATGCTCGACACCACTGAGGTGGGCGTCTTCCTGGGCCTGGACGTCGGCAAGAGTGCCCATCACGGACACGGGCTGACCCCGGCCGGGAAGAAGGTCTTCGACAAGCAGCTGCCCAACAGCGAGCCGAAGCTGCGGGCCGTCTTCGAGAAGCTGGCCACGAAGTTCGGCATGGTGCTGGTGATCGTGGACCAGCCCGCCTCCATCGGCGCCCTGCCCCTGGCCGTCGCCCGGGACACCGGTTGCAAAGTCGCCTACCTGCCAGGACTCGCGATGCGCCGGATCGCTGACCTGTATCCCGGCGAGGCGAAGACCGACGCCAGGGACGCGGCAGTGATCGCGGATGCCGCCCGCACCCTGCCCCACACCCTGCGCTCGCTCGAACTCGCCGACGAGATCACCGCCGAGCTCACCGTCCTGACCGGCTTCGACCAGGACCTCGCCGCCGAGGCCACCCGCACCAGCAACCGGATACGCGGCCTGCTCACCCAGTTCCACCCGTCGCTGGAGCGTGTCCTGGGCCCCCGCCTGGACCACCAGGCCGTCACCTGGCTCCTGGAACGCCACGGCTCCCCGGCCGCCCTGCGCAAAGCCGGCCGACGCCGCCTCGTCGAACTCATCCGGCCCAAGGCCCCGCGCATGGCCGCCCGGCTGATCGACGACGTCTTCGACGCCCTGGACGAGCAGACCGTGACCGTTCCCGGCACCGGCACCCTCGACATCGTGGTCCCGTCCCTGGCCCGCTCGCTCGCCGCCGTCCACGCACAGCGCCGGGCCCTGGAAGCCCAGATCAACACCCTGCTGGAGGCCCACCCTCTTTCCCCGGTCCTGACCTCGATGCCCGGCGTCGGCGTCAGGACCGCCGCAGTCCTGCTGACCACCGTCGGCGACGGCACCAACTTCCCCACCGCCGCCCACCTCGCCTCCTACGCGGGCCTCGCCCCGACAACAAAGTCGTCGGGAACCTCCATCCACGGCGAACACGCCCCACGAGGCGGAAACCGCCAGCTCAAACGGGCCATGTTCCTGTCCGCCTTCGCCTGCATGAACGCCGATCCCGCCTCCCGGACCTACTACGACAAGCAACGCGCCCGCGGAAAGACCCACACCCAAGCCCTCCTCCGCCTCGCCCGCCAACGCATCAGCGTCCTGTTCGCCATGCTCCGCGACGGAACCTTCTACGAACCCCGAACACCCACCGTTGCCCTCGCCGCATAA
- the nhaC gene encoding Na+/H+ antiporter NhaC, which produces MTEPSDAAAPSRERRTPGLLVAALPVVLMLTLMIVGTLRFDLDPVVLLVAACAVTGVIARWLGVTWDEMLAGIRSKIDAAMPALLILISIGMLIGTWTLSGTIPMIVDWGLKAIHPSWIVVLAFLITMVVSTVTGTSWGSVGTVGVALIGVAGGLGVSLPMTAGAIISGAYFGDKMSPMSDTTNLAPAVAGSTLFEHIRHLLWTTGPAAVLSCVLYLFLGRTQHADGHAAQRTVALRTVLEQGFHFNPLLLLPPAAVLVGAIMKKPPLPTILVSSAVAGILGAVFQGFSLQQIGASVSTGFTTSMLSGHGGVDPQHLSAAAGTLLNRGGMASMASTMLIGLAGFAFAGILTETGCLDVLMHRLLAKVRRTGGIILATSLTSVGAALTMGVSYLTIIVPGQAFREIYPERGLGPKNLSRTLEDSGTVFVPLVPWTEAATYMSTTLGVATMAYAPYAFLNYFGVIIALICGYTGLGIARQEPVRKAADGPVPAAV; this is translated from the coding sequence ATGACCGAACCCTCTGACGCGGCGGCGCCCTCGCGCGAGCGCCGCACCCCCGGACTGCTCGTCGCCGCACTGCCCGTGGTGCTGATGCTGACCCTCATGATCGTGGGCACTCTCCGGTTCGACCTCGACCCCGTGGTCCTCCTCGTCGCGGCCTGCGCCGTCACCGGCGTCATCGCCCGGTGGCTCGGCGTCACCTGGGACGAGATGCTCGCCGGCATACGGTCGAAGATCGACGCCGCGATGCCGGCGCTGCTGATCCTGATCTCCATCGGCATGCTCATCGGCACCTGGACGCTGAGCGGGACGATCCCCATGATCGTCGACTGGGGCCTGAAGGCCATCCATCCCTCGTGGATCGTGGTGCTGGCGTTCCTGATCACGATGGTCGTATCGACCGTGACCGGCACCTCCTGGGGCTCCGTCGGCACCGTCGGCGTCGCGCTGATCGGCGTGGCCGGCGGACTCGGTGTGTCCCTGCCCATGACGGCGGGCGCCATCATCTCGGGCGCCTACTTCGGCGACAAGATGTCCCCGATGTCGGACACCACCAACCTGGCTCCCGCCGTGGCCGGTTCGACCCTCTTCGAGCACATCCGGCACCTCCTCTGGACGACCGGCCCGGCAGCGGTGCTCTCCTGCGTCCTGTACCTCTTCCTTGGCCGCACCCAGCACGCCGACGGTCATGCCGCCCAGCGCACGGTGGCGCTGCGAACCGTGCTGGAGCAGGGGTTCCACTTCAACCCGCTGCTTCTGCTGCCGCCCGCGGCGGTGCTGGTGGGCGCGATCATGAAGAAGCCGCCCCTGCCGACGATCCTCGTCTCCTCAGCGGTCGCGGGAATCCTGGGCGCTGTCTTCCAGGGCTTCTCCCTCCAGCAGATAGGCGCCTCCGTCTCCACCGGCTTCACGACGTCGATGCTGAGCGGCCACGGCGGCGTCGACCCCCAGCACCTGTCCGCGGCGGCGGGCACACTCCTCAATCGCGGTGGCATGGCGTCGATGGCGTCGACCATGCTCATCGGACTCGCCGGCTTCGCCTTCGCGGGCATCCTGACCGAGACCGGCTGCCTGGACGTCCTGATGCACCGGCTGCTCGCCAAGGTCCGCAGGACGGGCGGAATCATCCTCGCCACCTCGCTGACCTCGGTGGGCGCCGCGCTCACGATGGGGGTCTCGTACCTGACGATCATCGTGCCGGGCCAGGCGTTCCGCGAGATCTACCCCGAGCGCGGCCTCGGGCCGAAGAACCTGTCGCGCACCCTGGAGGACTCCGGAACGGTCTTCGTGCCACTGGTGCCGTGGACCGAGGCAGCCACCTATATGTCCACGACTCTGGGCGTCGCGACCATGGCGTACGCGCCCTACGCGTTCCTCAACTACTTCGGCGTGATCATCGCACTGATCTGCGGCTACACCGGCCTCGGCATCGCCCGTCAGGAACCGGTGCGCAAGGCCGCCGATGGACCGGTGCCGGCCGCCGTCTGA
- a CDS encoding SGNH/GDSL hydrolase family protein, whose amino-acid sequence MPKLRHVMVASALAGALTAGFTGATAHATSPLDYVALGDSYSAGSGILPIDTSNLLCLRSTANYPHDIAATTGAHLKDVTCGGAQTKDFTESQYPGVAPQTDALNAGTDLVTFTMGGNDNNTFINALTACGTAGVLSGGKGSPCKDKNGTSFEDQIDANTYPALVKSLRNIRAKSPNARVAALGYPWITPATADPSCFAKLPIASGDVPYLRGIQAHLNAAIKRAAQETGAVYVDFSQTSEGHDACKAVGTRWIEPLLFGRNLVPVHPNALGEQHMADQTMSALELG is encoded by the coding sequence ATGCCCAAGCTTCGCCATGTCATGGTCGCGTCAGCTCTGGCGGGTGCGCTGACCGCCGGTTTCACCGGCGCCACCGCACACGCCACGTCGCCTCTGGACTACGTCGCCCTCGGCGACAGCTACAGCGCCGGCTCGGGCATTCTGCCTATCGACACCAGCAACCTGCTGTGCCTGCGCTCCACCGCGAACTACCCCCACGACATCGCCGCCACGACGGGCGCCCATCTCAAGGATGTGACCTGCGGCGGCGCTCAGACCAAGGACTTCACTGAATCCCAGTACCCCGGAGTGGCGCCCCAGACGGACGCGCTGAACGCCGGCACCGACCTGGTGACGTTCACGATGGGCGGCAACGACAACAACACGTTCATCAACGCCCTGACGGCCTGCGGCACCGCGGGTGTCCTCAGCGGCGGCAAGGGCAGCCCCTGCAAGGACAAGAACGGCACCTCATTCGAGGATCAGATCGACGCGAACACCTATCCCGCGCTCGTGAAGTCACTGCGGAACATCCGTGCCAAGTCGCCCAACGCCCGGGTGGCCGCGCTGGGTTACCCGTGGATCACGCCAGCGACCGCCGACCCGTCCTGCTTCGCGAAGCTCCCGATCGCCTCCGGCGACGTGCCCTATCTGCGCGGCATCCAGGCCCACCTGAACGCCGCGATCAAGCGTGCGGCCCAGGAGACGGGTGCCGTCTACGTGGACTTCTCCCAGACGTCCGAGGGGCACGACGCGTGCAAGGCCGTCGGCACCCGGTGGATCGAGCCGCTCCTGTTCGGGCGGAACCTCGTACCCGTCCACCCCAACGCCCTCGGGGAGCAGCACATGGCCGACCAGACGATGAGCGCCCTCGAGCTCGGCTGA
- a CDS encoding MASE1 domain-containing protein, whose product MATALFAPDTRRPTVLVAQMVLVAAAYYGSARLGLLREVLVDGAVVTPLWLPTGVALSALLYMGLRVWPGIAVGALLSIATVGNTITEPGVTISAGNTLAPVCAFLLLRRVGFRPELDRLRDGVTLVFLGAMAAMLVSATIGCGTLAATGRLPLRDFWPVWAAWWIGDAMGVLVVTPVLLVLRKARLPRATDRWLEASALAIAAVVVTLLATRNTLPLLFLVFPLLIWAALRFQLPGSAPCACLVSVFAVLAATEYSGPFRHRSLAEATANVAVFNGSVALTALLLAAIVTEQKNIRSKIELACLELADLVEQLAPGQVDILPPTGDEPG is encoded by the coding sequence ATGGCGACTGCTCTGTTCGCGCCGGACACCCGGCGCCCGACGGTGCTCGTCGCGCAAATGGTGCTGGTGGCGGCTGCCTACTACGGATCGGCGCGCCTCGGCCTCCTCAGGGAGGTACTCGTCGACGGCGCCGTGGTCACACCGCTCTGGCTGCCCACCGGTGTCGCGCTGAGCGCCCTTCTCTACATGGGGCTGCGCGTCTGGCCCGGTATCGCCGTCGGTGCCCTGCTCTCCATCGCCACGGTCGGCAACACCATCACCGAGCCCGGTGTCACCATCTCGGCAGGCAACACCCTGGCTCCCGTCTGCGCGTTCCTGCTGCTGCGCAGGGTGGGCTTCCGCCCGGAGCTCGACCGGCTGCGGGACGGCGTGACCCTGGTGTTCCTGGGCGCCATGGCAGCGATGCTGGTCAGCGCCACCATCGGCTGCGGGACGCTGGCGGCGACCGGCCGACTCCCTCTCCGGGACTTCTGGCCGGTCTGGGCGGCGTGGTGGATCGGTGACGCGATGGGAGTGCTCGTGGTCACCCCGGTGCTGCTCGTGCTGCGCAAGGCCAGGCTCCCCCGCGCCACCGACAGATGGCTGGAGGCGAGCGCGCTGGCCATCGCCGCGGTCGTGGTCACCTTGCTGGCCACGCGGAACACGCTCCCCCTCCTCTTCCTCGTCTTTCCGCTGCTCATCTGGGCAGCGCTCCGGTTCCAGCTGCCGGGCAGCGCGCCCTGTGCCTGTCTGGTCTCGGTGTTCGCCGTGCTGGCTGCGACCGAGTACAGCGGCCCCTTCCGCCATCGGAGCCTCGCCGAGGCGACGGCCAATGTCGCCGTGTTCAACGGCTCGGTGGCGCTGACCGCCCTGCTGCTGGCCGCGATCGTCACCGAGCAGAAGAACATCCGCAGCAAGATCGAGCTGGCCTGTCTTGAACTGGCCGACCTGGTCGAGCAGCTCGCCCCCGGGCAGGTGGACATCTTGCCGCCCACCGGCGACGAGCCCGGCTGA
- a CDS encoding class I SAM-dependent methyltransferase, translating to MDVSPQYRESWEGFWSATSDTPGEAIWDSDPSLTSVPHSELLLPYADPALPIVDLGCGNGTQTRYLSTVFARALGVDLSHAAIGHARRADTAGVAEFAQLDLVDTDSVRALSRRIGDTNVYMRAVIHQSEPDARPAVAAAVAALLGERGRAFVVELTPESKEVLQKATEGPGGPPVKLRRVIEHGLKPADASEEEVPELLVGAGLTVLASGDTALAQTEHMADGTRIDLPARWFVLAAAS from the coding sequence ATGGACGTGTCGCCGCAGTACCGGGAGTCGTGGGAAGGGTTCTGGTCGGCCACATCGGACACGCCTGGCGAGGCGATCTGGGACTCGGACCCGTCGCTCACCTCCGTACCGCACAGCGAGCTGCTGCTGCCGTACGCCGATCCCGCACTGCCGATCGTGGATCTCGGCTGCGGGAACGGCACCCAGACCCGCTATCTGTCCACCGTCTTCGCCCGCGCGCTGGGCGTGGATCTCTCGCACGCCGCGATCGGGCACGCGCGCCGGGCCGACACCGCGGGTGTGGCCGAGTTCGCGCAGCTCGACCTGGTCGACACGGACTCGGTCCGGGCGCTGAGCCGGCGGATCGGGGACACCAACGTCTATATGCGCGCGGTCATCCACCAGAGCGAACCCGACGCGCGCCCGGCCGTCGCCGCGGCCGTCGCGGCGCTGCTCGGCGAGCGGGGGCGGGCATTCGTAGTGGAGCTGACACCCGAGTCGAAGGAGGTGCTCCAGAAGGCGACGGAAGGTCCCGGCGGGCCGCCGGTGAAGCTGCGCAGGGTCATCGAACACGGTCTCAAGCCGGCCGACGCCTCCGAGGAGGAGGTGCCCGAGCTGCTCGTCGGCGCGGGGCTGACGGTACTGGCGAGCGGTGACACGGCGCTGGCCCAGACCGAGCACATGGCCGACGGGACCCGGATCGACCTGCCGGCGCGCTGGTTCGTGCTCGCTGCGGCTTCCTGA